A window of the Equus asinus isolate D_3611 breed Donkey chromosome 20, EquAss-T2T_v2, whole genome shotgun sequence genome harbors these coding sequences:
- the EFNA2 gene encoding ephrin-A2, translated as MAPAQRPLLPLLLLLLPLPPPPPFARAEDAARANSDRYAVYWNRSNPRFHAGAADDGGGYTVEVSINDYLDIYCPHYGAPLPPAERMEHYVLYMVNGEGHASCDHRQRGFKRWECNRPAAPGGPLKFSEKFQLFTPFSLGFEFRPGHEYYYISATPPNAVDRPCLRLKVYVRPTNESLYESPEPIFTSNNSCGAPRGRRLLLGAVPVLWTLLGA; from the exons ATGGCGCCCGCGCAGCGcccgctgctgccgctgctgctgctgctgctcccgctgccgccgccgccgcccttcGCGCGCGCCGAGGACGCCGCCCGCGCCAACTCGGACCGCTACGCCGTCTACTGGAACCGCAGCAACCCCAG gttCCACGCGGGCGCGGCGGACGACGGCGGGGGCTACACGGTGGAGGTGAGCATCAACGACTACCTGGACATCTACTGCCCGCACTACGGGGCGCCGCTGCCGCCGGCCGAGCGCATGGAGCACTATGTGCTGTACATGGTCAACGGCGAGGGCCACGCCTCCTGCGACCACCGGCAGCGCGGCTTCAAGCGCTGGGAGTGCAACCGGCCCGCGGCGCCCGGGGGGCCGCTCAAGTTCTCCGAGAAGTTCCAGCTCTTCACGCCCTTCTCGCTCGGCTTCGAGTTCCGCCCGGGCCACGAGTATTACTACATCT CTGCCACGCCGCCCAATGCCGTGGACCGGCCCTGCCTGCGGCTGAAGGTTTACGTAAGGCCAACCA ACGAGAGCCTGTACGAGTCCCCAGAGCCCATCTTCACCAGCAACAACTCGTGCGGCGCCCCACGCGGCCGCCGGCTGCTCCTCGGCGCCGTCCCCGTGCTCTGGACCCTGCTGGGCGCCTAG
- the LOC139041175 gene encoding basic salivary proline-rich protein 3-like, whose translation MAPVRPPRSPGRRLPAVSASSAAASGRARGGREEGAPALGDPRTPPPRRARPRAPRSQAAAGGEPGRPRPPARPRGLSERGPPPPPHPPGRGRDSGLCPARAPGEPRAPPPAVPRPRGGWAWGSRAPRRPPPGPRQSGPVHPPPRPCDPQFRGAVRAPHRHRPGLAEGPSSAPATRPICRAWRPPVHREDSDASNRGTPSSKPTPPNPNPGQSRSRDGNKGARPPFNLAVPAAAPTGGAPGGAAGQHRGLAPGEAGVGVRGQLPVLVGTPARQGTTMGTQEALSPPRAGGHPSLQVQARPLACAQPLVPPLLPTDP comes from the exons ATGGCCCCGGTCCGGCCGCCGCGCTCGCCTGGCCGCCGCCTGCCAGCCGTCTCCGCCTCCTCCGCCGCCGCGagcgggcgggcgcggggcgggcgggaggAGGGCGCGCCGGCGCTTGGAGATCCCCGGACGCCCCCGCCCCGGCGCGCGCGACCTCGGGCGCCGAGAAGTcaggcggcggcgggcggggagccgGGGAGGCCCCGGCCGCCGGCCCGGCCGCGCGGTCTCTCGGAGcgcgggccgccgccgccgccgcaccCGCCGGGGAGGGGCCGGGACTCCGGCCTTTGTCCCGCCCGAGCGCCGGGAGAGCCGCGGGCGCCCCCTCCCGCCGTGCCCCGGCCGCgcgggggctgggcctgggggtcTCGGGCTCCCCGGCGCCCCCCTCCTGGGCCACGCCAGTCCGGACCTGTCCAcccgcccccccgcccctgcGACCCCCAGTTCCGCGGGGCTGTGCGTGCGCCCCATCGTCATCGCCCGGGCCTGGCCGAGGGTCCCAGCTCCGCTCCCGCCACCAGGCCCATCTGCAGAGCCTGGCGGCCGCCAGTGCACAGAGAAGACAGTGATGCCTCAAATCGTGGGACCCCCTCATCCAAACCCACACCCCCAAATCCTAACCCGG GTCAGAGCCGGAGCAGGGACGGGAACAAAGGCGCGCGGCCCCCATTCAACCTCGCGGTGCCCGCGGCCGCTCCCACGGGAGGGGCCCCAGGGGGGGCGGCAGGACAGCATCGAGGCCTGGCCCCGGgcgaggcgggggtgggggtgcgggGACAGCTGCCTGTGCTTGTGGGGACCCCTGCCCGGCAGGGGACCACCATGGGCACCCAGGAGGCCCTGTCCCCTCCCAGGGCTGGTGGCCATCCCAGCCTCCAG GTGCAGGCCCGCCCCCTAGCCTGTGCCCAGCCTCTGGTCCCACCACTGCTGCCCACTGACCCCTGA
- the FAM174C gene encoding protein FAM174C — protein MGPRVLPLPPPPLLLLLLPAILLPALLCGAQETTPRSSRPVHATLSPSPAVTNGSQPGAPHNGTHPRAPAAPGSPLLRSFYVLTGLSGLVALYFLIRAFRLKKPQRRRYGLLANTEESAEMASLDSDEETVFESRNLT, from the exons ATGGGGCCGCGCGtgctgccgctgccgccgccgccgctgctgctgctgttgctgccgGCGATTCTGCTGCCGGCGCTGCTGTGCGGGGCCCAGGAGACCACGCCCAGGTCGTCGCGCCCCGTGCACGCCACGCTCTCGCCGTCGCCCGCCGTGACGAACGGGAGCCAGCCGGGCGCGCCGCACAACGGCACGCACCCGCGCGCGCcggccgcgccgggctcgccgcTGCTGCGCTCCTTCTACGTGCTCACGGGCCTCAGCGGCCTGGTCGCGCTCTACTTCCTCATCCGGGCGTTCAG GTTGAAGAAGCCGCAGCGGCGGAGGTATGGCCTGCTGGCCAACACCGAGGAGTCCGCGGAGATGGCCTCGCTGGACAGCGACGAGGAGACGGTGTTTGAAAGCAGGAATCTGACATG A